In Candidatus Nitronauta litoralis, one DNA window encodes the following:
- a CDS encoding NADH-quinone oxidoreductase subunit B, whose amino-acid sequence MGLIEHAAQVFDEKIDDLKMNVQDELSALNAQYAGAMYDSILTTKLGKVVGWAQKNALWPATFGLACCAIEMMAMANSRWDAARFGAEVFRASPRQADLMIVSGRVSQKMAPVLKLIYDQMPEPKWVMAMGACSSCGGIFNNYAIVQGVDRVVPVDVYVPGCPPGPEALIYGIIKLQEKIMNEAGTPRARKKVA is encoded by the coding sequence ATGGGATTGATAGAACATGCCGCACAGGTTTTCGATGAAAAAATCGATGATTTGAAAATGAATGTGCAGGACGAATTATCTGCCTTAAACGCCCAGTATGCAGGGGCGATGTACGATTCGATTTTAACCACCAAGCTCGGCAAGGTCGTTGGATGGGCTCAGAAAAATGCCCTTTGGCCTGCCACATTTGGTCTGGCCTGCTGTGCTATCGAAATGATGGCCATGGCAAACAGTCGCTGGGATGCGGCACGCTTTGGAGCGGAGGTTTTTCGCGCTTCTCCGAGGCAGGCGGATTTGATGATTGTCTCGGGACGTGTGTCACAGAAGATGGCACCGGTTCTGAAATTGATCTACGACCAGATGCCTGAGCCTAAATGGGTCATGGCAATGGGGGCCTGTTCCTCGTGCGGTGGCATATTCAATAACTACGCCATTGTCCAGGGAGTTGACCGCGTGGTGCCGGTAGATGTTTACGTGCCCGGGTGCCCTCCAGGTCCGGAGGCGTTGATCTACGGGATCATCAAGCTCCAGGAAAAAATAATGAACGAGGCCGGAACACCTCGCGCCCGAAAAAAAGTGGCTTGA
- a CDS encoding NADH-quinone oxidoreductase subunit A — MSEYLFIGVFALVALGVIGGMLVLSTILGPRKPTAQKMIPYECGMLPSEEAKGRFPVRFATIAMLFIIFDIEVVFMYPWAVALDQLQLFGLVEMLLFIIILAIAYVYVWGRGGLEWD; from the coding sequence TTGAGTGAATACTTATTCATAGGCGTTTTTGCGCTTGTTGCCCTCGGTGTTATCGGCGGGATGTTGGTGTTATCCACCATCCTGGGGCCGCGCAAACCCACCGCCCAGAAAATGATTCCATACGAATGCGGCATGCTGCCCTCCGAGGAGGCGAAAGGCCGGTTTCCGGTTCGTTTTGCCACCATCGCGATGCTGTTCATCATCTTCGATATTGAAGTGGTGTTCATGTATCCCTGGGCGGTTGCTCTCGACCAGTTGCAATTGTTCGGCCTGGTTGAAATGCTGCTTTTTATTATCATTCTGGCCATCGCTTACGTCTACGTTTGGGGACGGGGAGGATTGGAATGGGATTGA
- a CDS encoding DUF4159 domain-containing protein: MACCLLLAFIAVLLTSIPVFAIGDSSKLAIPQIQYRGGDFKPRPKALESLLAQVAKRTSVEVRRDSLEFKLDDPRLFHHPFLYMGGTGGFEPFKKGEIKALRDYLNYGGFLLIDDNSTTPNSGFDGSVRKMINDLFPHTPFQKIGQDHSIFRSFYLINEVAGRVQVNPYLEGITVKGKTVIVYSRNDLAGAWSKNKLGHYNFDMIGSGPKQRTQSIRLGVNIIMYSLTLDYKKDLVHLPTILERLRRYNSR, encoded by the coding sequence ATAGCCTGTTGCCTTCTGCTAGCTTTTATAGCAGTTCTGCTGACATCAATTCCGGTGTTTGCGATCGGTGATTCCTCGAAACTGGCAATCCCGCAAATCCAGTATCGCGGGGGCGATTTTAAACCCCGGCCCAAGGCCCTCGAAAGTCTTCTGGCGCAGGTGGCAAAGCGTACGTCCGTAGAAGTTCGGCGTGACTCCCTGGAGTTTAAGCTCGACGATCCTCGACTGTTTCATCATCCTTTCCTATATATGGGGGGGACAGGTGGGTTCGAACCATTTAAAAAAGGTGAAATCAAAGCCCTGCGGGATTATCTCAACTACGGTGGATTTCTACTGATCGACGATAATTCTACGACCCCAAATTCAGGTTTTGACGGTTCGGTAAGGAAAATGATTAACGACCTGTTTCCTCACACGCCGTTTCAGAAAATTGGGCAGGACCATTCCATTTTCCGGTCCTTTTATTTGATCAATGAGGTGGCAGGTCGGGTTCAGGTTAATCCTTATCTTGAAGGCATTACAGTAAAAGGCAAAACAGTAATCGTCTATTCGCGAAATGATCTTGCCGGAGCCTGGTCCAAGAATAAACTGGGCCATTATAATTTTGACATGATCGGCAGTGGGCCTAAGCAAAGGACACAGAGTATTCGCCTCGGGGTCAATATCATCATGTATTCCCTTACCCTGGATTATAAAAAAGACCTCGTGCACCTTCCAACAATTCTGGAAAGGTTGAGGAGGTATAATTCCCGGTGA
- a CDS encoding aminotransferase class V-fold PLP-dependent enzyme: MNRIVLLNPGPVNVTDTVRDSLHRGDMCHREQEIADLIQDIRRKLLIAFDIEGQYRAALISGSGTAALEMGVSSCLSEGKTLLVIENGVYGERISKMADAYGHNTIALNTPWGTPPDLDEIEKKLAAHPDIEVVGMVHHETTTGLMNPLDAVYGLCQKYDKRLLIDAISSIGGETFNFSNTPADIVIGTANKCIQGYPGVSFVLSKISDWDRLERVPARSLYCNLFQNLKAQDKGDTLFTPAIQVHYALDQALDELIEETVEGRITRYNKAANFLRQGYQEIGLDLLLPVELLSNTITALKLPDGMTYEPLHDYLREKGFVIYAGQGNLSDTIFRIANMGDIRQEEFERLLVVLRECVHTIGKA; this comes from the coding sequence ATGAACCGAATCGTACTTCTCAATCCTGGCCCCGTCAATGTCACGGACACCGTTCGAGACTCCCTGCATCGCGGGGATATGTGCCACCGGGAACAGGAGATCGCCGACCTCATCCAGGATATTCGTCGCAAACTCCTCATCGCTTTCGATATCGAGGGACAATACCGTGCTGCGCTGATCTCAGGGTCGGGAACAGCCGCGCTCGAAATGGGAGTGTCGTCCTGTCTCAGTGAAGGCAAAACCCTACTGGTGATTGAGAACGGTGTTTACGGCGAACGCATCAGCAAAATGGCCGATGCGTACGGCCACAACACGATTGCACTCAATACACCCTGGGGAACACCGCCCGACCTGGATGAAATTGAAAAAAAGCTGGCCGCCCATCCTGACATTGAGGTAGTCGGCATGGTGCATCATGAAACGACCACCGGATTGATGAATCCGCTGGACGCGGTATACGGGCTGTGCCAGAAATACGATAAACGGTTATTGATCGATGCCATCAGCAGCATTGGCGGTGAAACTTTTAATTTTTCCAATACCCCCGCAGATATCGTGATTGGCACCGCAAACAAATGCATTCAGGGTTATCCCGGCGTCTCTTTTGTGCTCTCAAAAATTTCAGACTGGGACCGACTGGAACGGGTGCCAGCTCGCTCTCTTTATTGCAATCTGTTTCAAAACCTCAAGGCGCAGGACAAAGGCGACACCCTGTTCACTCCGGCAATCCAGGTCCACTATGCCCTCGACCAGGCACTGGATGAATTAATCGAAGAAACCGTCGAGGGACGGATTACGCGCTACAACAAAGCCGCGAATTTTTTAAGGCAGGGTTATCAGGAAATAGGACTTGATCTACTTTTGCCTGTAGAGCTGCTATCTAACACGATCACAGCTCTCAAACTTCCCGATGGGATGACTTACGAACCTTTGCACGACTATCTAAGAGAAAAGGGGTTTGTTATTTACGCCGGGCAAGGCAATTTAAGCGACACCATTTTTCGTATCGCCAACATGGGCGATATCCGACAGGAAGAGTTCGAGCGACTGCTGGTGGTATTACGGGAATGTGTTCACACCATAGGAAAGGCCTAA
- a CDS encoding septal ring lytic transglycosylase RlpA family protein: MNERIINSIGVGLWLVFGGLLFIFWLSPSPELEPLRDARPKPGPWNGNYKVKGVRYSPMQVENAEGYSAEGWASWYGEETYRRPGGNTTAMGESFHPSRLSAAHRTLPLPTNVRVTNLENGRSLNVRVNDRGPFPSDRNPSSGKRLIDLSAAAAKKLGFYRNGLAWVKVEVID, from the coding sequence ATGAATGAACGGATCATCAATTCGATTGGGGTTGGGCTCTGGCTCGTGTTTGGTGGCTTACTGTTTATTTTCTGGTTGAGCCCTTCTCCGGAATTAGAACCCTTGCGTGATGCCAGACCCAAGCCTGGTCCCTGGAACGGGAACTACAAGGTCAAAGGGGTCCGGTATTCACCCATGCAGGTTGAAAACGCAGAAGGCTACAGCGCGGAAGGCTGGGCCAGTTGGTATGGAGAAGAAACGTATCGTAGACCGGGCGGAAACACCACAGCCATGGGCGAATCGTTTCACCCGAGCCGGTTGTCCGCAGCACATAGAACCCTGCCGTTACCCACCAACGTTCGTGTCACAAACCTTGAAAACGGTCGTTCCTTGAACGTCAGAGTGAATGACCGCGGCCCATTCCCGAGCGACAGAAACCCGTCATCGGGTAAACGGCTGATCGACCTCAGCGCCGCCGCTGCAAAAAAGCTGGGGTTCTACAGGAATGGTCTCGCCTGGGTCAAAGTCGAAGTGATCGACTGA